A stretch of the Rhodothermales bacterium genome encodes the following:
- a CDS encoding orotate phosphoribosyltransferase, which translates to MSQREEVSQRVARELLRIGAVVFSPGQPFTWASGIKSPIYVDNRLTMSHPGVRRVIADGFAAIIEEERLEVDAIVGTATAGIPHAAWLADVLDLPMAYVRGSAKQHGRRNKVEGRLDPGARVVVIEDLVSTGGSSLEAVHALRDMRAEVVAVMAIFTYGLRAASIAFKEAGIPLHTLSDFRAVVAAAREDGSLTDDDVEMLQVWHRQLSAGSSTDGD; encoded by the coding sequence ATGAGTCAGCGTGAGGAGGTAAGTCAGCGAGTCGCGCGCGAACTGCTGCGGATCGGGGCCGTCGTGTTTTCTCCGGGCCAGCCTTTTACCTGGGCCTCCGGAATCAAGTCGCCAATTTATGTCGACAATCGACTCACGATGAGTCATCCTGGTGTAAGGCGCGTGATCGCAGATGGCTTTGCTGCGATCATCGAGGAGGAGCGGCTCGAGGTCGACGCGATCGTCGGCACCGCCACCGCCGGCATTCCGCATGCCGCATGGCTCGCCGATGTCCTCGATCTGCCCATGGCCTACGTTCGCGGTTCGGCGAAGCAGCACGGTCGCCGCAACAAGGTGGAAGGCAGGCTGGATCCGGGCGCGCGCGTCGTCGTGATCGAGGATCTTGTGTCGACCGGTGGCTCGAGTCTCGAGGCCGTGCACGCGCTGCGCGACATGCGGGCTGAGGTGGTCGCCGTGATGGCGATCTTCACCTACGGCCTGCGCGCTGCATCCATCGCATTCAAGGAGGCCGGAATCCCGCTCCATACGCTGTCGGATTTCCGAGCGGTGGTTGCGGCGGCACGTGAGGATGGATCGCTGACGGACGACGACGTCGAGATGCTTCAGGTGTGGCATCGGCAGTTGTCAGCCGGCTCGTCCACGGACGGAGACTGA
- a CDS encoding competence/damage-inducible protein A — MSVTLVSVGDELLVGQVVNTNAAWLGEYLTGIGMMPVRSVVVGDSIELIDTELCDAFSLSDLVVVTGGLGPTHDDVTRHAVARFLGVGLHLEEKWFGLIERRFSQRGMTVPERNRIQAMIPDGMEVLANRVGTAPGFWKSWVAESGPKAIAVLPGVPGEMKSMMEEQVRPRLEPLTKSPVRQITLQTTGIGESHLQELLAAEVEGLSDILSLAYLPSLFGVRLRITERLEHGGTGEAAERLANRLTDLAGVHVYGRGEDRLEAVVGKMLERSGQTVAVAESCTGGAICNLLTNVAGASVYVAGGVVAYSNRLKRDVLKVEDSVIVEHGAVSEAVATGMARGVRLLSGADVGLSTTGILGPAGGTPSKPVGTVWIAYVDRHGEEARQLSLGQDRLKNKQRAVAATLDLLRRRLMEADSGGREAV; from the coding sequence ATGTCCGTCACACTCGTATCGGTGGGGGATGAGTTGCTCGTCGGCCAGGTGGTCAACACCAACGCTGCGTGGCTGGGCGAGTATCTGACAGGAATCGGGATGATGCCGGTCCGGTCCGTTGTCGTTGGCGACTCGATCGAACTGATCGACACGGAATTATGCGACGCGTTCTCCCTCAGCGATCTGGTGGTGGTCACCGGTGGCCTCGGGCCGACGCACGACGACGTGACGCGACATGCGGTGGCGCGCTTCCTGGGAGTCGGTCTGCACCTGGAGGAGAAATGGTTTGGCCTGATCGAGCGTCGATTCTCTCAGCGGGGTATGACGGTCCCGGAGAGGAATCGGATCCAGGCCATGATACCGGACGGCATGGAGGTACTCGCAAACCGTGTCGGTACGGCGCCCGGGTTCTGGAAAAGCTGGGTGGCCGAGTCGGGTCCGAAGGCGATCGCGGTTTTGCCGGGCGTGCCGGGCGAGATGAAGTCGATGATGGAGGAGCAGGTTCGGCCGCGCCTGGAGCCGCTCACGAAGAGTCCGGTACGGCAGATCACGCTTCAGACGACAGGCATCGGGGAGTCGCACTTACAGGAGCTGCTGGCTGCTGAGGTAGAGGGGCTTTCCGATATACTCTCGCTGGCCTACTTGCCTTCGCTTTTCGGTGTGCGGCTTCGGATCACCGAGCGGCTGGAGCACGGCGGCACCGGTGAGGCGGCCGAGCGCCTTGCGAACCGATTGACGGACCTCGCCGGTGTCCACGTGTATGGTCGCGGTGAGGATCGTCTCGAGGCGGTGGTCGGGAAGATGCTTGAACGATCGGGCCAGACCGTAGCCGTGGCCGAGAGCTGCACGGGTGGTGCGATCTGCAACCTGCTGACGAATGTGGCTGGCGCCTCCGTGTACGTCGCGGGGGGTGTGGTCGCCTACAGTAACAGGTTGAAGCGCGACGTCTTGAAGGTTGAGGATTCGGTGATAGTCGAGCACGGTGCAGTTAGCGAGGCCGTGGCCACCGGCATGGCTCGCGGAGTGCGCCTGCTTTCGGGAGCCGATGTCGGACTGTCCACTACAGGCATTCTGGGTCCGGCCGGGGGCACACCCTCAAAGCCGGTTGGCACGGTATGGATCGCGTATGTCGACCGGCACGGCGAGGAAGCGCGGCAGCTGAGTCTCGGCCAGGACCGTCTGAAGAACAAGCAGCGAGCGGTCGCGGCTACTCTGGACCTGTTGCGCCGCCGCTTGATGGAGGCGGATTCCGGCGGCCGCGAGGCGGTCTGA